A single genomic interval of Leishmania panamensis strain MHOM/PA/94/PSC-1 chromosome 25 sequence harbors:
- a CDS encoding hypothetical protein (TriTrypDB/GeneDB-style sysID: LpmP.25.1400) — translation MSSSTDAARDAVTVKGHFTSLCDTYTAEVLNTSLASTDATLNGQICSLVVEFELFWRHLSVVGAFSPNDEIDDYSTTALEMLWTPYILADLFQRIQGPMKRVQVSRDGNSGESSSGTTQRQAGSGYERMQGEDVQRHSEQGSEAQPTETIARSAADLTFHFLREEELRSLSRQEALSRSHAWLKVFFEWMQNVQLLDKKALDTYAVYRADQRSQRIELSRTIASLSATLKAEDDKVSYLRAKRRRMRELMAEEGESLEETGGEEEETLRARALARLKWSIYEGCHQLQISSRELSMLEALNPEQRATISKQYQNTMDAVRRGELSLGRHTYTILPGGMMATGTVDHPQQVRASDIVQSGGVTVPAVTMAGAVSSSLVFNGAKNTELYRQQVRNELMMDRNAPTMTLKEFAELEMAEVQRQMSEAQARQQQQAEEDACLGPDGVEERQRQKDSAWDNWKDDHPVYGLTNKGNYS, via the coding sequence ATGTCGAGCAGCACTGATGCAGCGCGCGACGCCGTCACCGTTAAGGGACACTTCACCAGCCTCTGCGACACCTACACTGCCGAAGTTCTCAACACTTCTCTCGCCAGCACAGATGCCACACTCAACGGACAAATATGCTCATTGGTGGTCGAGTTCGAGCTGTTCTGGCGCCACCTCTCCGTCGTCGGCGCCTTCTCCCCAAACGATGAGATCGACGACTACTCCACCACAGCGCTGGAGATGCTGTGGACACCCTACATTTTGGCGGACCTCTTCCAGCGCATCCAGGGCCCCATGAAGCGCGTCCAGGTCAGCCGCGATGGGAACAGCGGtgaaagcagcagcggtaccacgcagcggcaagcaGGGTCGGGATACGAGCGCATGCAGGGCGAGGACGTGCAGCGTCACAGCGAGCAGGGCAGTGAGGCGCAACCGACGGAAACGATTGCGCGCTCAGCTGCCGATTTGACCTTTCACTTCCTtcgagaggaggagctgcgatCCTTGTCGCGGCAGGAGGCACTTTCTCGCTCCCACGCATGGCTCAAGGTCTTCTTTGAGTGGATGCAGAACGTCCAGCTTCTAGACAAGAAGGCGCTGGACACGTATGCTGTATACCGCGCCGATCAGCGGTCGCAGCGTATTGAACTCTCTCGAACCATCGCGTCGCTTAGCGCGACGCTGAAGGCCGAGGATGACAAAGTGAGTTACCTCCGCgcgaagcggcgccgcatgCGGGAGCTGATGGCCGAGGAGGGCGAGTCCCTAGAGGAAAcgggaggcgaggaggaggagacgctgcgtgcgcgtgcgctggcGCGACTGAAATGGTCTATCTACGAAGGCTGCCATCAGCTTCAGATATCTTCTCGTGAGCTCAGCATGCTCGAGGCACTAAACCCAGAGCAGCGGGCCACCATCTCGAAGCAGTACCAGAACACCATGGACGCCGTGCGCCGAGGGGAGCTGTCGCTGGGTCGGCACACCTACACGATTCTGCCGGGCGGCATGATGGCGACTGGGACGGTTGATCACccgcagcaggtgcgcgcCAGCGACATTGTGCAGTCGGGCGGCGTTACGGTACCTGCAGTAACCATGGCGGGTGccgtctcctcttcactcgtTTTCAACGGCGCCAAAAACACCGAGCTGTACCGTCAGCAGGTCCGGAATGAACTGATGATGGACCGCAACGCTCCAACAATGACGCTGAAGGAGTTCGCTGAGCTGGAGATGGCGGAGGTTCAGCGGCAGATGAGCGAGGCTCaggcgaggcagcagcagcaggctgaGGAGGATGCTTGCCTTGGTCCCGATGGCGTAGaggaacggcagcggcagaaggaCAGCGCCTGGGACAACTGGAAGGACGATCATCCAGTCTACGGACTGACAAACAAGGGCAACTACTCGTGA
- a CDS encoding hypothetical protein (TriTrypDB/GeneDB-style sysID: LpmP.25.1410), with the protein MRATCRWYYAAVLGGICGRTPPRLQHSISLSNLDEGVAGLRRKLQSQLHQKMPRMQTVETESRLIAQLSRSALPEERAEALEMGETMWAELHDARSSIPFGSRTAMKITLCSSLRRCALVSKNRKLAETWTTRFAEQTATLSPADFKERTCTSDKVPGWREARSQARPGTGIDADDVEAEAAAKEGDTNKARKKAFSPFEQYRQEKMLEHPTVELAFRRRAGPGPRYTG; encoded by the coding sequence ATGAGAGCCACATGCCGGTGGTACTATGCGGCCGTGTTGGGTGGCATTTGCGGACGCACCCCtccgcgcctgcagcacagcaTTTCACTGAGTAACCTGGATGAGGGCGTTGCGGGGCTGCGCCGCAAGCTGCAGTCGCAGTTGCACCAGAAGATGCCGCGCATGCAGACGGTAGAGACGGAGAGTCGCCTCATCGCGCAGCTCTCCCGCAGCGCCCTGCCTGAAGAGCgggcggaggcgctggagatggGCGAGACCATGTGGGCAGAGCTTCATGACGCGCGCTCTTCCATCCCATTTGGCTCCCGCACGGCGATGAAGATCACACTCTGCTCctcgctgcgtcgctgcgcgcTAGTGAGCAAGAACCGCAAGCTGGCCGAAACCTGGACTACGCGTTTCGCCGAGCAGACAGCGACACTCTCACCGGCCGACTTCAAGGAGAGGACCTGCACGTCGGACAAGGTGCCTGGGTGGCGGGAAGCGCGCTCGCAGGCGCGCCCTGGCACGGGAATCGACGCCGATGACGTCGAGGCCGAGGCAGCTGCAAAGGAGGGGGACACCAACAAAGCCAGAAAAAAGGCCTTTTCCCCGTTTGAGCAGTATCGGCAGGAGAAGATGCTTGAGCACCCCACGGTAGAGCTGGCCTTTCGTCGTCGTGCTGGGCCGGGACCACGGTACACGGGTTGA
- a CDS encoding hypothetical protein (TriTrypDB/GeneDB-style sysID: LpmP.25.1420), with product MGRSTHIANMDPAADSLPYEPSMDIRDLISLEDAMEGKGLGPNGGLVFCMEYLVTAGATWVSQQLGDYAEDFIIVDMPGQVEVLSNQPAVPAFVRLLQQEGYYTTVLYLLDALATTADSGKFIAGCMFSLSSMVCFDCPFINVLTKCDLLSKEFKENGVLEHFCMCDFDYMDLSRLPPRFRSMSRQVGALLTDFNLVTFRPVDIEEVGYVSNLCSVLDETLQVADEAEVQDHDLANN from the coding sequence ATGGGCCGCTCTACACATATCGCTAACATGGACCCCGCGGCGGACTCGTTGCCATATGAGCCGTCCATGGACATTCGCGACCTCATCTCGCTCGAGGACGCGATGGAGGGAAAAGGACTGGGCCCGAACGGCGGCCTTGTCTTCTGTATGGAGTACCTCGTCACGGCGGGTGCCACATGGGTGTCACAGCAGCTGGGTGACTACGCTGAGGATTTCATTATTGTGGACATGCCAGGgcaggtggaggtgctgtcgAACCAGCCGGCCGTTCCCGCCtttgtgcgcctcctccaacAGGAGGGTTACTATACGACGGTGCTCTATCTGCTTGACGCACTCGCCACGACTGCGGACAGCGGCAAATTCATTGCGGGCTGCATGTTTTCGCTGTCCAGCATGGTCTGCTTCGACTGCCCCTTCATCAACGTGCTCACCAAGTGCGACTTGCTGAGCAAAGAGTTCAAGGAGAACGGCGTACTGGAGCACTTCTGTATGTGCGACTTTGACTACATGGACCTCTCAAGGCTGCCTCCACGCTTCCGTTCCATGTCGCGTCAAGTTGGGGCGCTGCTTACAGACTTCAACCTGGTGACCTTTCGCCCGGTGGACATTGAGGAGGTGGGGTACGTGAGCAACCTGTGCAGCGTGCTGGATGAGACACTGCAGGTGGCGGAtgaggcggaggtgcaggaCCACGACTTGGCGAACAACTGA
- a CDS encoding hypothetical protein (TriTrypDB/GeneDB-style sysID: LpmP.25.1430), which yields MENEEALPTIVVPGPELREKVDAFAARLSALDRRKADEMVAKLLASSKRNQFLFVDTSHIFFPYFLSKLTEFRQHPELRPQKPSEHKVSVGAAGGEKGAATTTKTGTITRTMGGTAGAKSDPKREELLRQTEAEARRYLEDPFPNHYSLDRKAGTVDVTALLMDVLSTMAQYTAKYGDKFLAAVKGKQRHNPIFHFLHEDDVRHGMFCKLVESYRRILTFDEEETETRLENLQSQSYLLGTVCEEKMKYAKAALARRRAALLTDEELRGRLQWTLFSVVKTFRLSDLQLDGPVPETAASKQRAAPAANATFISPALTSTATSRPRAGEVTGPVTPAAAASGGSTTAHATTLQPPGAASSSFAPVYMSSSLVKGTGSNGKRPRERGGHREAQGRS from the coding sequence ATGGAGAACGAGGAAGCGCTTCCGACGATTGTTGTTCCAGGCCCGGAGCTGCGGGAGAAGGTGGACGCCTTCGCCGCGCGTCTCAGTGCCTTAGACCGACGCAAGGCGGATGAAATGGTGGCTAAGCTGCTCGCCTCGAGCAAGCGCAATCAGTTCCTCTTCGTGGACACATCGCACATTTTTTTCCCTTACTTTCTTAGCAAGCTGACAGAGTTTCGCCAGCACCCGGAGCTGCGGCCGCAGAAGCCCAGTGAGCACAAGGTCAGCgttggcgcagcaggcggcgagaaaggggcggcgacgacgacgaagacTGGCACCATCACTCGCACGATgggcggcaccgccggcgccaaAAGCGACCCGaagcgcgaggagctgctgcgccagacCGAGGCAGAGGCCCGGCGATACCTCGAGGATCCATTTCCGAACCATTACTCTTTGGACCGGAAGGCCGGGACTGTAGATgtcacagcgctgctgatggacGTGCTGTCAACAATGGCTCAGTACACTGCCAAGTACGGCGACAAGTTCCTTGCTGCCGTAAAGggaaagcagcggcacaacCCTATCTTCCACTTTCTCCACGAGGACGACGTGCGGCATGGAATGTTCTGCAAGCTGGTGGAGTCCTACCGTCGTATTTTGACCTTTGATGAAGAAGAGACGGAAACGCGGCTGGAGAACTTGCAGTCGCAGTCATACCTGCTGGGCACAGTTTGTGAGGAAAAGATGAAGTATGCCAAGGCCGCCCTGGCTCGCCGACGAGCCGCACTGTTGAcggacgaggagctgcgcgggCGCCTTCAGTGGACACTTTTCTCGGTGGTCAAGACATTTCGGTTGAGCGACTTGCAACTAGACGGACCTGTGCCCGAAACGGCAGCCTCGAAGCAGCGCGCTGCCCCGGCAGCGAATGCGACTTTTATTTCCCCTGCGCTCACCTCGACGGCCACGTCCAGGCCAAGGGCAGGGGAGGTGACTGGGCCTGTgacgcctgctgctgccgcaagCGGCGGGTCGACTACTGCTCACGCCACCACCCTGCAACCTCCTGGTGCGGCATCATCGTCGTTCGCACCGGTATACATGAGCTCCAGCCTGGTTAAGGGTACCGGGAGCAACGGAAAGCGACCGCGGGAGCGTGGCGGGCATAGGGAGGCTCAGGGACGAAGTTGA
- a CDS encoding DNA polymerase delta subunit 2, putative (TriTrypDB/GeneDB-style sysID: LpmP.25.1440) has product MYRCRMEAQYASALRAIQRIVREDPRYGSQAYVMNPRRVLELQPGVPAVCVGIVYKNMKLLPRFLDEYQSELVRIDAGDDDNDDESGVVEAVPLDRSAETAAATMHRSNEAEEDANNDGQALAAADEHYSVCDSADELMLEDSSGRALLQGLDAERFCTGIVLGVYGALLPNGSMKVLRYAFSGDLGSAFVPRPVIRATGPCYIAFVSGLSLNVPRDNGKEEQAAASRARASLELLVEFLCGNTGNAALRGKAKCVSRLVIGGDSIAPTDELKLKKKVKLDPSDHVRLNDDKAQGNTVTSAALMRQLDTLLERVVRTVEVELMPGANDMSDAFQPQQPLHPLLLPKAGKHSTLRLVSNPFCFTAQPGAATVATTELLKSEECVESEAKKHKAEVAEGVNFFVTSGQNINDVARESRFPTRLDTMCMVVVSGCACPTAPNTLFSYPFCNHDPFLFQNTPHCVVACDQPQFETRYATLDELHEETHHNFTESASSSPRLKATASAVSAKGDENKAVLPEAGVRLICVPSFARSGALVLVDVNSPTLETSVVSFLVP; this is encoded by the coding sequence ATGTACCGATGCCGAATGGAGGCGCAATACGcgtctgcgctgcgtgccatTCAGCGCATCGTGCGGGAGGATCCAAGGTACGGTTCACAGGCCTACGTCATGAACCCCCGTCGCGTACTTGAGCTGCAGCCCGGCGTGCCAGCCGTATGTGTCGGGATCGTGTACAAGAACAtgaagctgctgccacgcTTCCTTGACGAGTATCAGAGTGAGCTTGTCCGCATCGACGCtggtgacgacgacaacgatgATGAGAGTGGCGTTGTGGAGGCTGTGCCTCTTGACAGGTCTGCAGAAACTGCAGCTGCTACGATGCACCGCAGCAATGAGGCCGAAGAAGATGCAAACAACGACGGGCAGGCGCTTGCCGCAGCGGACGAACACTACAGCGTGTGTGACAGCGCTGATGAGCTGATGCTagaggacagcagcggccgtgctctgctgcaggGACTCGATGCCGAGCGCTTCTGCACCGGGATCGTGCTGGGCGTCTATGGCGCCCTGCTCCCCAATGGCAGCATGAAGGTGCTCCGCTACGCCTTCAGCGGGGACTTGGGCTCCGCGTTTGTCCCGCGCCCAGTGATCCGCGCCACGGGCCCATGCTACATCGCCTTTGTGAGCGGGCTGAGCCTCAACGTCCCACGCGACAACggcaaggaggagcaggctGCGGCGTCTCGCGCGCGGGCCTCGCTGGAGCTGTTGGTTGAGTTCTTGTGCGGCAACACGGGCAACGCCGCCTTGCGGGGCAAGGCGAAGTGCGTCTCGCGACTGGTGATTGGAGGCGATAGTATTGCCCCCACTGACGAGCTGAAGCTCAAGAAGAAGGTGAAGCTGGACCCATCTGACCACGTGCGACTGAACGATGACAAGGCACAGGGTAACACGgtcacctccgccgcgctAATGCGGCAGCTGgacacgctgctggagcgtgTTGTGCGCACTGTAGAGGTGGAGCTGATGCCAGGCGCTAACGACATGTCTGATGCGtttcagccgcagcagccgctgcatccCTTACTACTTCCCAAAGCTGGCAAGCACTCCACTCTGCGACTCGTCTCGAACCCGTTTTGTTTCACTGCGCAGCCTGGCGCGGCGACCGTGGCCACCACCGAGTTGTTGAAGAGTGAAGAGTGCGTAGAGTCGGAGGCGAAAAAGCACAAGGCCGAGGTGGCCGAGGGTGTGAACTTCTTCGTGACATCAGGGCAGAACATAAACGACGTAGCCCGCGAGTCACGCTTTCCGACGCGGCTGGACACCATGTGCATGGTGGTGGTATCTGGCTGCGCCTGCCCTACGGCTCCCAACACCCTTTTCAGTTACCCTTTCTGCAACCACGACCCTTTCTTGTTCCAGAACACACCACACTGCGTTGTGGCTTGCGATCAGCCGCAGTTCGAGACGCGCTACGCAACACTGGATGAGCTGCACGAAGAGACTCACCACAACTTCACGGAatcagcgtcgtcgtcaccgcgATTGAAGGCGACAGCGAGCGCCGTGTCTGCGAAGGGTGACGAGAACAAGGCTGTTCTCCCAGAGGCTGGAGTGCGCCTGATCTGCGTGCCGTCCTTTGCCCGCTCTggggcgctggtgctggtggacgTGAACTCGCCAACGCTGGAGACGAGTGTCGTGTCCTTCTTGGTGCCGTGa
- a CDS encoding GTP-binding protein, putative (TriTrypDB/GeneDB-style sysID: LpmP.25.1450), whose product MQQTPSDCVASFKLILVGDGGTGKTTFVKRHLTGEFEKRYVATVGVDVHPLTFHTNRGKICFNCWDTAGQEKFGGLRDGYYVEGQCAIIMFDVTSRNTYKNVPNWYRDITRVCDNIPIVLVGNKVDCADRQVKAKMITFHRKKGLQYYDISAKSNYNFEKPFVWLAKKLANDPDLMLVEVPMLDTDVVALTAEQVAALEAEQQAMANAPLPMGDDE is encoded by the coding sequence ATGCAGCAGACACCCTCAGACTGCGTTGCCAGCTTCAAGCTGATTCTGGTCGGCGATGGTGGCACGGGTAAGACAACGTTCGTGAAGCGTCACTTGACCGGCGAGTTCGAGAAGCGCTACGTCGCTACCGTTGGTGTCGATGTGCATCCGTTAACCTTCCACACGAACCGCGGCAAGATCTGCTTTAACTGCTGGGACACAGCCGGCCAGGAGAAGTTCGGTGGTCTGCGCGATGGCTACTACGTGGAGGGCCAGTGCGCCATCATCATGTTTGACGTCACCAGCCGTAACACGTACAAGAACGTTCCAAACTGGTACCGCGATAtcacgcgcgtgtgcgacAACATCCCCATCGTCTTGGTAGGCAACAAGGTGGACTGCGCGGACCGTCAGGTCAAGGCGAAGATGATTACCTTCCACCGCAAGAAGGGTCTCCAGTACTACGATATCTCGGCCAAGTCGAACTACAACTTCGAGAAGCCGTTCGTTTGGCTGGCTAAAAAGCTCGCCAACGATCCCGATCTGATGCTGGTGGAGGTACCGATGCTGGACACAGATGTGGTTGCTCTTACTGCCgagcaggtggcggcgctggaagcggagcagcaggccatGGCGAacgcgccgctgcccatGGGGGATGACGAGTGA